From the genome of Biomphalaria glabrata chromosome 1, xgBioGlab47.1, whole genome shotgun sequence, one region includes:
- the LOC106070682 gene encoding stimulated by retinoic acid gene 6 protein-like isoform X1 yields the protein MERYAIHYIMLIPSICIIVFLSFLEKRKYRPNKCGGRPALIIPFPSLDSFENRLAYAVAFGTTLNTTVTTVISQYTLGFEIPRYLKALEVLLRAMISSLLFFPYFACISTRYRAVGAVINICYCLIWFGIDVAECHSNFVSSDNPMESYKVMFVLLYLPNFICQLTLVVFCFYILYRCYQTKSFINQHIPGAVKPHQVDHVRWVFRKSKDKLYQALLTESQTSFVDRMNKSRRLKLFTDFTFFKYPTKIVSLVFFQLNVIYLLVLAVIVLLIYITSKIDFSIDLVYQLFGQKNVVLTDIAGILKAGLSISLALTVFQTLYNIFMFTRNYRYHMLKLFQGDTKFLADWESSANSKLMSSFNCVGYVIVFSVSNFFLSFMVASFILILVFGYLYYDIKTTQIGEFFKNVFIAISFPLLGQIFTMMLSLLSRRYLLQRKVKETDKELPLNVDNRKLYEVLSYFYLYLSMTRGIFSCLGRFILSAAFGFFSLGRLDKSIYSRDLQKFDGAYGTYLAMLQVDNAHNNPSVRLFTHLLWIGVLVTRLRNSGGNDVEIANLIATLNHRSTASYSVRRNASGSDIFMVSDRIDCKSKQARTRWFLAQTLINNPKLRRERRKGDYLSHANFDEIQLHIMDANHHFDYNTLA from the exons ATGGAAAGATACGCCATCCACTACATTATGCTCATTCCGTCG ATATGTATTATCGTATTTTTGTCATTCCTCGAAAAGAGAAAGTACCGGCCCAATAAATGTGGTGGACGACCGGCTCTGATTAT ACCCTTCCCGTCACTTGACAGCTTTGAGAACCGCCTGGCCTACGCCGTGGCCTTTGGAACCACTCTGAACACCACAGTGACTACTGTCATCTCTCAATACACATTAGGTTTTGAGATACCCAGGTATTTGAAAG CCCTGGAAGTTTTACTGCGAGCCATGATCTCAAGTCTTCTGTTTTTCCCGTACTTCGCTTGTATAAGTACCAGGTACAGGGCAGTCGGGGCAGTCATCAATATCTGTTATTGCTTAATATG GTTTGGGATCGATGTTGCTGAATGTCATTCGAATTTTGTAAGCTCTGACAAT CCCATGGAAAGCTACAAAGTTATGTTTGTTCTTCTATACCTGCCTAACTTCATATGTCAGCTGACTCTTGTAGTCTTTTGCTTCTATATACTGTACAGGTGTTATCAAACGAAATCCTTTATAAACCAG CACATTCCAGGAGCAGTTAAACCTCATCAAGTGGACCATGTCCGTTGGGTGTTTAGGAAATCTAAAGATAAACTTTATCAAGCATTGCTCACTGAATCTCAGACATCTTTTGTGGAtagaat GAACAAAAGCCGAAGACTCAAACTGTTCACCGACTTCACATTTTTCAAGTACCCAACGAAAATTGtttcattagttttttttcaaCTCAACGTAATTTATTTG ttggTGCTGGCTGTGATTGTGTTGCTAATTTATATCACATCAAAGATTGACTTCTCCATTGATTTAGTGTATCAACTGTTTGGTCAGAAAAATGTAGTTCTAACTGATATCGCTGGCATTTTGAAAG CTGGTCTTTCAATATCCCTGGCTCTCACAGTGTTTCAGACACTGTACAACATATTCATGTTTACAAGGAACTACAG ATATCACATGTTGAAATTATTTCAAGGAGACACCAAATTTCTGGCTGACTGGGAATCTTCTGCAAATTCGAAACTA ATGTCGAGTTTTAACTGTGTTGGTTACGTCATTGTGTTCTCAGTTTCCA atttttttttgagttttatGGTGGccagttttattttaattcttgtTTTCGGGTATCTTTACTATGACATAAAAACAACGCAGATTGGTGAATTcttcaaaaatgtatttatagcaATCAG TTTCCCACTTTTGGGACAGATCTTCACAATGATGTTAAGTTTATTGAGCCGAAGATATTTGCTGCAAAGAAAAGTCAAGGAGACGGACAAAGAGCTGCCTTTGAATGTTGATAACAG AAAACTGTATGAAGTGCTGAGCTATTTCTATTTGTACCTGAGCATGACAAGAGGTATATTCTCTTGCTTGGGTAGGTTCATTCTGTCTGCAGCGTTTGGATTTTTCTCTCTCGGCAGACTTGACAAGTCAATCTACTCCAGAGATCTACAGAAGTTTGATGGAG CATACGGCACTTACCTTGCAATGCTGCAAGTCGACAACGCTCACAATAATCCTTCAGTGAGACTATTCACACATCTTTTGTGGATTGGAGTTTTGGTAACAAGGTTACGCAATTCTGGTGGGAATGACGTGGAGATAGCCAACTTGATTGCGACATTGAA CCACAGATCAACTGCTTCTTATTCTGTCAGGAGAAATG CCAGTGGATCAGACATTTTCATGGTGTCTGACCGGATTGATTGCAAGTCCAAGCAGGCAAGAACTCGATGGTTCCTGGCGCAGACTTTAATCAACAATCCAAAGCTTAGGCGTGAGAGACGAAAGGGAGATTATCTGTCACACGCCAACTTTGATGAAATACAACTACACATTATGGACGCGAACCATCATTTTGACTACAACACCCTAGCATAA
- the LOC106070682 gene encoding stimulated by retinoic acid gene 6 protein-like isoform X3 → MERYAIHYIMLIPSICIIVFLSFLEKRKYRPNKCGGRPALIIPFPSLDSFENRLAYAVAFGTTLNTTVTTVISQYTLGFEIPRYLKALEVLLRAMISSLLFFPYFACISTRYRAVGAVINICYCLIWFGIDVAECHSNFVSSDNHIPGAVKPHQVDHVRWVFRKSKDKLYQALLTESQTSFVDRMNKSRRLKLFTDFTFFKYPTKIVSLVFFQLNVIYLLVLAVIVLLIYITSKIDFSIDLVYQLFGQKNVVLTDIAGILKAGLSISLALTVFQTLYNIFMFTRNYRYHMLKLFQGDTKFLADWESSANSKLMSSFNCVGYVIVFSVSNFFLSFMVASFILILVFGYLYYDIKTTQIGEFFKNVFIAISFPLLGQIFTMMLSLLSRRYLLQRKVKETDKELPLNVDNRKLYEVLSYFYLYLSMTRGIFSCLGRFILSAAFGFFSLGRLDKSIYSRDLQKFDGAYGTYLAMLQVDNAHNNPSVRLFTHLLWIGVLVTRLRNSGGNDVEIANLIATLNHRSTASYSVRRNASGSDIFMVSDRIDCKSKQARTRWFLAQTLINNPKLRRERRKGDYLSHANFDEIQLHIMDANHHFDYNTLA, encoded by the exons ATGGAAAGATACGCCATCCACTACATTATGCTCATTCCGTCG ATATGTATTATCGTATTTTTGTCATTCCTCGAAAAGAGAAAGTACCGGCCCAATAAATGTGGTGGACGACCGGCTCTGATTAT ACCCTTCCCGTCACTTGACAGCTTTGAGAACCGCCTGGCCTACGCCGTGGCCTTTGGAACCACTCTGAACACCACAGTGACTACTGTCATCTCTCAATACACATTAGGTTTTGAGATACCCAGGTATTTGAAAG CCCTGGAAGTTTTACTGCGAGCCATGATCTCAAGTCTTCTGTTTTTCCCGTACTTCGCTTGTATAAGTACCAGGTACAGGGCAGTCGGGGCAGTCATCAATATCTGTTATTGCTTAATATG GTTTGGGATCGATGTTGCTGAATGTCATTCGAATTTTGTAAGCTCTGACAAT CACATTCCAGGAGCAGTTAAACCTCATCAAGTGGACCATGTCCGTTGGGTGTTTAGGAAATCTAAAGATAAACTTTATCAAGCATTGCTCACTGAATCTCAGACATCTTTTGTGGAtagaat GAACAAAAGCCGAAGACTCAAACTGTTCACCGACTTCACATTTTTCAAGTACCCAACGAAAATTGtttcattagttttttttcaaCTCAACGTAATTTATTTG ttggTGCTGGCTGTGATTGTGTTGCTAATTTATATCACATCAAAGATTGACTTCTCCATTGATTTAGTGTATCAACTGTTTGGTCAGAAAAATGTAGTTCTAACTGATATCGCTGGCATTTTGAAAG CTGGTCTTTCAATATCCCTGGCTCTCACAGTGTTTCAGACACTGTACAACATATTCATGTTTACAAGGAACTACAG ATATCACATGTTGAAATTATTTCAAGGAGACACCAAATTTCTGGCTGACTGGGAATCTTCTGCAAATTCGAAACTA ATGTCGAGTTTTAACTGTGTTGGTTACGTCATTGTGTTCTCAGTTTCCA atttttttttgagttttatGGTGGccagttttattttaattcttgtTTTCGGGTATCTTTACTATGACATAAAAACAACGCAGATTGGTGAATTcttcaaaaatgtatttatagcaATCAG TTTCCCACTTTTGGGACAGATCTTCACAATGATGTTAAGTTTATTGAGCCGAAGATATTTGCTGCAAAGAAAAGTCAAGGAGACGGACAAAGAGCTGCCTTTGAATGTTGATAACAG AAAACTGTATGAAGTGCTGAGCTATTTCTATTTGTACCTGAGCATGACAAGAGGTATATTCTCTTGCTTGGGTAGGTTCATTCTGTCTGCAGCGTTTGGATTTTTCTCTCTCGGCAGACTTGACAAGTCAATCTACTCCAGAGATCTACAGAAGTTTGATGGAG CATACGGCACTTACCTTGCAATGCTGCAAGTCGACAACGCTCACAATAATCCTTCAGTGAGACTATTCACACATCTTTTGTGGATTGGAGTTTTGGTAACAAGGTTACGCAATTCTGGTGGGAATGACGTGGAGATAGCCAACTTGATTGCGACATTGAA CCACAGATCAACTGCTTCTTATTCTGTCAGGAGAAATG CCAGTGGATCAGACATTTTCATGGTGTCTGACCGGATTGATTGCAAGTCCAAGCAGGCAAGAACTCGATGGTTCCTGGCGCAGACTTTAATCAACAATCCAAAGCTTAGGCGTGAGAGACGAAAGGGAGATTATCTGTCACACGCCAACTTTGATGAAATACAACTACACATTATGGACGCGAACCATCATTTTGACTACAACACCCTAGCATAA